The DNA segment GCCGTCGTCGGAAAGGTCCAGCGGCACCACCATTCCGGGCAGCACGACCTCGTCGTCGAGTGGCAGCACGGGCAGGGTGAGCGGTGTGGACGTGTCAGCCATGATCTCCCCTTAGGCAGTGAAGTTGAGCTATCCAGACTCAATGCCGAGAAGGGTGCTGGTGTTCCCGGGCGGCCGTTCGCTCTCAGCGATCGGGCCCGCGGACCCCACCGGGGAGGCATCGGCGGCTGCCGCGCCGACCGGTCCGGACGGGGCGGCGGGCGGGGCGGACGTGGCAGGTGCGGACGCCTCGGGCGCCCTGCCTGTCCTGGCGGCCGCCCAGCGGCGCACCAGCGGCCAGCAGGCCACCCCGATGGCCAGGGAGAGCGGATGCCCCCAGTCGGTGAGCGGGTCGCCGAGCACCAGCAGCGCCTGGACGAGCGTCGTGGCGACGGCCGCCAGGAGCGGCCAGCGCAGCAGCGGCGGGAGCAGTCCGGACAGCGCCCCGACGCCGGCCATCAGACCGAAGCTGATGCCGTAGTCCATTCGGTGGAGCGAGGAGTCGGGGAGATGGCCCGCGGCGACCGCGACACCGACCGGGATCTCGGTGGCCAGCGTCGCCAGGACATGCCCCGCCAGGAACACCGCGCCGGTGCGCAGCGCGCCGATGCGCCGCTCCAGGGCGGTGAGGACGAGCAGGAAGCCGACGGCGGACGTCGAGAGGAGCCCGCCGGCTATCCACAGGGCGCTGCCCACCAGGACGAGCAGCGGGGTGCGGGCCAGATGGGCCATGTCGGTACTGGAGTCCCGCAGCAGGGCGGTGACGGTGTGCGGGTCGGCGTGCTCGGCGAAGAGCGAGGTGGCGACCAGCACCAGGACGTAGACGAAGGTGAAGGGTGTCCCGGCGGGGGTGGGCAGCAGGCGCAGCAAGGGCGACAGGGCCCGGCCCGTGCCACCGGCCGGGCGCCGTATCCGCTGTATGTGGTGCACTCTGTCTGTCCCGTCGGCCGTCGGTCTGTCCGTTCGACTCCGCTTTCCCCACCGTTCACTCTCCGGGATAGCCTCCGACCGCGCCTATGACGCGCACCACACGAAGCAACCCCCGCACCCCCCGTGGCGTCCGGGGCCGACCCGGGAGGAGACATCCCCATCGACATCACCGGCATCGAGGACGTACGCACACTCGACCGGCGCGAGGGCCCGTACGGCGAGGTCGTGCTGCGCGAGCGCGGGGAGCACTTCGAGATCATCGCCAACGGGTGTTTTCTGATGGACACGTCGGACGGCCGTTCGGAGCGGCTGCTGATCGACGTGGCCCTGGCCGCGCTGCCGGCCGGCCGCGACCGTCCCTCCGTGCTCATCGGCGGACTCGGCGTCGGGTTCTCACTCGCACACGCCGCGGCGAACCCGCGCTGGGGCCGGATCACGGTCGTCGAGCGCGAGCAGGCCGTCATCGACTGGCACCTGGAGGGCCCGCTCGCCCGGATCTCCGGCGCGGCGCTCGCGGATCCCCGGACTGTGATCCTGCCCACCGATCTGGTCGCCCACGTACGCGGATCCGCCTCGGCCTATGACGCTTTGTGCCTGGACATCGACAACGGACCGGGGTGGACGGTCACCGACGACAACGGCGGCCTGTACACCGCACGGGGGCTCGCAGCGTGTATGGAACGGCTCAAACCGGGCGGAATCCTGGCCGTCTGGTCGGCTCAGCCATCGGAGACTTTTGAGGAAGCCTTGCGGAATGCCGGGTTCACCGGGGTACGGACCGAAGAGGTGCCAGTTGCCCGGGGCGTGCCTGACGTGGTCCATCTCGGTGTTCGCCCTGCGTAGCCGGGACGGCGTCCGTGCATCTAGTCTGCTGACCGGCAGATGAGATCTGGACGCCTTGTCCAAGAACGCGGCTGGGAGTCCAGCCGCGTACGCAGCAGATCGCAGACCAAGAGCGCACTTCCAGGGGCGGGCGATGGAGCAGACACACACCACCCACAACGGCGTCGCGGCCACCCCGGGCGCCCAGCGCCGGGTGCTGGTCGTCGAGGACGACCCGACAATCGTCGACGCCATCGCCGCACGGCTGCGGGCCGAGGGTTTCCAGGTGCAGACAGCCACCGACGGCCCGGCCGCGGTGGACGCGGCCCAGGGCTGGCAGCCGGACCTGATGGTTCTCGACGTGATGCTGCCCGGCTTCGACGGCCTTGAGGTCTGCCGCCGGGTCCAGGCGCAGCGGCCGGTGCCGGTCCTGATGCTGACGGCCCGCGACGACGAGACCGACATGCTGGTCGGGCTCGGTGTCGGCGCCGACGACTACATGACCAAGCCGTTCTCGATGCGCGAGCTGGCGGCGCGCGTCCATGTCCTGCTGCGGCGGGTGGAGCGGGCGACCATCGCCGCCTCGACGCCGCGCAGCGGCATCCTGCGCCTCGGCGAGCTGGAGATCGACCACGCGCAGCGGCGGGTGCGGGTGCGCAACGACGACGTGCATCTGACGCCCACCGAGTTCGATCTGCTGGTCTGCCTGGCGAACACCCCGCGCGCCGTCCTCTCGCGCGAGCAGCTGCTCGCCGAGGTCTGGGACTGGGCCGACGCCTCCGGCACCCGGACGGTGGACAGCCACATCAAGGCGCTCCGCAGGAAGATCGGTGCGGAGCGCATCCGTACGGTGCACGGTGTCGGGTACGCGCTGGAGACCCCGGCACCATGAACCGTCCGCGGTTCCAGCGGACCTGGAGCGGTGTCCGGCCCCGGGACCTGGGCCGCAGCCTGAGCGGGGTGCTGACCCGGCCCCGGCCGTGGAACCGGCAGCGCCCCCTCCCGGTGTCGATCAAGGCCAAGCTCGGCACGCTCGTGGTGGTGTCGGTCTTCATCACCACGGGGCTGCTGCTCGTGGCGCTGCGGACCAAGACGGAGCTGCGGTTCATCACGGTGTTCTCGGTGATCGCCTCGATGCTGATCACCCAGTTCGTGGCGCACAGCCTGACCTCGCCGCTGGACGAGATGAACACCGTCGCGCGGTCGATCTCACACGGTGACTACACCCGGCGGGTCAGTGGCGCCGACCGCAGGGACGAACTGGGCGACCTGGCCACGACCATCAACCGGATGGCCGAGGACCTGGAGGCGGTGGACCGGCACCGCAAGGAGCTGGTCGCGAACGTCTCCCATGAGCTGCGGACCCCGATCGCGGCCCTGCGGGCGGTGCTGGAGAACGTCGTGGACGGGGTGTCGGCCGCCGACCCCGAGACGATGCGCACCGCGCTCAAGCAGACCGAGCGGCTGGGCCGGCTGGTCGAGACGCTGCTCGACCTCTCCCGGCTGGACAACGGAGTGGTGCCGCTCAAGGCGGGCCGTTTCGAGGTGTGGCCGTATCTCTCCGGCGTCCTGAAGGAGGCCAGTCTCGCAGCCGCGCAGCGCGCGGGCGCCTCGGGCTCCGGAGGCCAGCACACCCGGACGGACGTCCACCTCCATCTGGACGTCTCGCCGCCGGAGCTGACGGCGCACGCGGACGCCGAGCGGCTCCACCAGGTGGTCGCCAATCTGATCGACAACGCGGTCAAGCACTCCCCGCCGCACGGCCGGGTCACGGTCCGCGCCCGGCGCGGCCAGCAGCCGGAGTCGCTGGACCTGGAGGTCGTGGACGAGGGCCCGGGCATCCCGGAGTCCGAGCGGCACCGGGTCTTCGAGCGCTTCAACCGGGGCCGTGCGCCCTCTCCGCACGGTCCGGGCAGCGACGGCGGCACCGGGCTCGGGCTGGCCATCGCCCGCTGGGCCGTCGATCTGCACGGCGGGCGGATCGGGGTGGCCGAATCGTCCCGTGGCTGCCGGATACGGGTCACTCTTCCGGGCGTATCGAAATCACCAAGTTGACGTAAAGTCTCCAGCGGAAGCGTGGGTTCCGTACGGAACCCGCGGGTAAGCGCGTCAGAGGGTGCCGGCCAAGGGGCGGTAGCTGTGACGCGTCATACCCGCATGAGGGGGAACCACGCTTGTTTCCCGCCATTTCAAGCCCCGAAACCAGCTTTCGAGTGTGACTTACACGACGTTGGACCGCCCGGCCTGCGCCTCCAGGCCAGGGAGGCGTAGCCTTTATTTCCGCTGTCCATCACCTTGTGAAGCGGAAGAGGGCGGTTAACGCCGTGTCGTCTCAGTCCCCCAGTAATTCGAGCATCTCGACCGACCAGGAGGGGCAGGACAAGAGTCCTGCCGAAGCTTTTGGTCCCAATGAGTGGCTCGTCGACGAGATCTACCAGCAGTACCTCCAGGACCCGAATTCGGTTGACCGTGCCTGGTGGGACTTCTTCGCCGACTACAAGCCAGGTTCTGCCGGTGCTCCCACCGCGGGTGCGGACCCGGTGAGCGCGAGCCCTCCACACCAGTCGGGCGAGAGCGGCCGGGCGGCCGCCACGCAGGGGGGCGCAGCCGCGGGGGCTGCTCCCACCACGTCAGCGGCTCCGGCCGCGCCCGCCACTCCCCCGGCTGCCGCGCCCGCAGCGCCGCAGGCCCCGGCTCCGGCCGCGCCTGCCGCCGCGAAGCCCGCGGCCGCCGCACAGCCCGCTCCGGCCGCCAAGGCCGCTGCCAAGGCCGAGCCCGCCGCCGAGCCCGAGGCTCCGGCCGGTCCCGAACTGGTGACCCTGCGCGGCCCGTCCGCCGCCGTCGCGAAGAACATGAACGCCTCGCTGGAGCTGCCGACGGCCACGTCCGTCCGCGCGGTCCCGGTGAAGCTGCTCTTCGACAACCGCATCGTCATCAACAACCACCTGAAGCGCGCCAGGGGCGGGAAGGTCTCCTTCACCCACCTCATCGGCTTCGCGATGGTGCAGGCCCTCAAGGCCATGCCGTCGATGAACCACTCCTTCGCGGTGAAGGACGGCAAGCCGACGCTGGTCAAGCCGGCCCACGTCAACCTCGGCCTCGCCATCGACCTGGTGAAGCCGAACGGCGACCGCCAGCTCGTCGTCGCGGCCATCAAGAAGGCCGAGACGCTCAACTTCTTCGAGTTCTGGCAGGCGTACGAGGACATCGTCCGCCGCGCCCGCGCGAACAAGCTGACGATGGACGACTTCACCGGGGTCACCGCGTCGCTCACCAACCCCGGCGGTATCGGCACCGTCCACTCCGTGCCCCGCCTGATGCCCGGTCAGGGCCTCATCATGGGCGTCGGCGCGATGGACTACCCGGCCGAGTTCCAGGGCACGTCGCAGGACACCCTGAACAAGCTGGGCATCTCGAAGGTCATGACCCTGACCTCGACCTACGACCACCGGGTCATCCAGGGCGCCGCGTCCGGCGAGTTCCTGCGGATCCTCGCCAACCTGCTGCTCGGCGAGAACGGCTTCTACGACGACCTGTTCGAGGCGCTGCGCATCCCGTACGAGCCGGTCCGCTGGCTCAAGGACATCGACGTCTCCCACGACAACGACGTCACCAAGGCCGCCCGCGTCTTCGAGCTGATCCACTCCTACCGGGTCCGCGGCCACGTCATGGCCGACACCGACCCGCTGGAGTACAAGCAGCGCAAGCACCCCGACCTGGACATCATCGAGCACGGGCTCACCCTCTGGGACCTGGAGCGCGAGTTCGCCGTCGGCGGTTTCGCCGGCAAGTCGATGATGAAGCTGCGCGACATCCTGGGCGTGCTGCGCGACTCGTACTGCCGCACCACGGGCGTCGAGTTCATGCACATCCAGGACCCCAAGCAGCGCAAGTGGATCCAGGACCGCATCGAGCGCGGCGCGCACGCCAAGCCCGAGCGCGAGGAGCAGCTGCGCATCCTGCGCCGGCTGAACTCGGCGGAGGCGTTCGAGACCTTCCTGCAGACCAAGTACGTCGGCCAGAAGCGCTTCTCGCTCGAAGGCGGCGAGTCCGTCATCCCGCTGCTCGACGCGGTCATCGACTCGGCCGCCGAGTCGCGCCTCGACGAGGTCGTCATCGGGATGGCCCACCGCGGCCGTCTCAACGTGCTGGCCAACATCGTCGGCAAGTCGTACGCCCAGATCTTCCGCGAGTTCGAGGGCAACCTCGACCCGAAGTCGATGCACGGCTCCGGCGACGTGAAGTACCACCTCGGTTCCCAGGGCACGTTCACCGGTCTGGACGGCGAGCAGATCACGGTCTCGCTGGCCGCCAACCCCTCGCACCTGGAGACGGTCGACCCGATCGTCGAGGGCATCGTCCGCGCCAAGCAGGACATCATCAACAAGGGCGGCACGGACTTCACCGTGCTGCCGGTGGCGCTGCACGGCGACGCGGCCTTCGCGGGCCAGGGCGTCGTCGCCGAGACGCTCAACATGTCGCAGCTGCGCGGCTACCGCACCGGCGGCACCGTGCACATCGTGATCAACAACCAGGTCGGCTTCACCGCCGCCCCGGAGTCGTCGCGCTCCTCGATGTACGCCACCGACGTGGCCCGCATGATCGAGGCGCCGATCTTCCATGTGAACGGCGACGACCCGGAGGCCGTGGTGCGCGTCGCGCGCCTCGCGTTCGAGTTCCGTCAGGCGTTCAACAAGGACGTCGTCATCGACCTGATCTGCTACCGCCGCCGCGGTCACAACGAGGCCGACAACCCCTCGTTCACGCAGCCGCTGATGTACGACCTGATCGACAAGAAGCGCTCGGTGCGCAAGCTCTACACCGAGTCCCTCATCGGTCGCGGCGACATCACGCTGGAAGAGGCCGAGCAGGCGCTCCAGGACTTCCAGGGCCAGCTGGAGAAGGTCTTCGCGGAGGTCCGCGAGGCCACCGCGGAGCCCGCCGAGGCCTCGGTGCCGGTCCCGCAGGCGGAGTTCCCGGTCGCCGTGGACACCTCGATCTCCCAGGAGGTCGTGAAGCGCATCGCCGAGTCCCAGGTCAACATCCCGGACCGGATCACCGTGCACCCGCGGCTGCTGCCGCAGGTGCAGCGCCGGGCCGCGATGATCGACGAGGGCACGATCGACTGGGCGATGGGCGAGACCCTCGCCATCGGCTCGCTGCTCCTGGAGGGCACCCCGGTCCGCCTCTCCGGCCAGGACTCGCGCCGCGGGACCTTCGGCCAGCGGCACGCGGTGCTCATCGACCGCAAGACCGGCGAGGACTTCACCCCGCTGCTCTACCTCTCCGACGACCAGGCGCGGTACAACGTCTACGACTCGCTGCTCAGCGAGTACGCGGTGATGGGCTTCGAGTACGGCTACTCGCTGGCCCGCCCCGAGTCGCTGGTCATGTGGGAAGCGCAGTTCGGTGACTTCGTCAACGGCGCGCAGACCGTGGTGGACGAGTACATCTCGGCCGCCGAGCAGAAGTGGGGCCAGACGTCCGGCGTCACCCTGCTCCTCCCGCACGGTTACGAGGGCCAGGGCCCGGACCACTCGTCCGCCCGCCCGGAGCGCTTCCTCCAGCTGTGCGCGCAGAACAACATGACGGTCGCCATGCCGACGCTCCCGTCGAACTACTTCCACCTCCTGCGGTGGCAGGTGCACAACCCGCACCACAAGCCGCTGGTCGTCTTCACCCCGAAGTCGATGCTCCGCCTCAAGGCGGCCGCGTCGAAGGCGGAGGAGTTCACCACGGGCGGCTTCCGCCCGGTCATCGGGGACGACAGCGTCGACCCCAGCGCCGTGCGCAAGGTGGTGTTCACCGCGGGCAAGGTCTACTACGACCTGGACGCGGAGCGCACCAAGCGCGGCGTCACGGACACCGCGATCATCCGCCTGGAGCGCCTGTACCCGCTGCCGGGTGCCGAACTGCAGGCGGAGATCGCCAAGTTCCCGAACGCCGAGAAGTACCTCTGGGCGCAGGAGGAGCCGGCGAACCAGGGTGCGTGGCCGTTCATCGCGCTGAACCTGATCGACCACCTGGATCTGGCCGTCGGCGCCGACGTCCCGCACGGTGAGCGCCTGCGCCGCATCTCGCGGCCGCACGGCTCGTCGCCCGCGGTCGGCTCCGCCAAGCGCCACCAGGCCGAGCAGGCCCAGCTGGTCGCCGAGGTCTTCGAGGCCTAGGCGGTACGAGCAGGTACATCCGTGGGGCCCGGACGCATCACACGATGCGTCCGGGCCCCACGGCGTACCGCGCACGGAGCGGGGCCGCCCGGCCTCACACGAACTGCGGCTCGAAGTCCCAGTACCGCACCGCGCCGTCCCGGATACTGCGGGTGTGCCGGTGCCCGTCCCCGAGCAGTTCGGTGATCCGGGCCAGCGCGTCCGCGTGCAGCCGCTCGGCGAGCGCCGTCTCACCGGCCGCCCGCAGGTCGCGGGCGAGCGCGGACTGCGCGGTCGTGGTGAGCGGATGCCCCGGTCCGAGCGTCCGTACGGCCCGGTCCACCAGGTCGTGACCCAGCCGTACGGCGCCCTCCACGTCCCCCAGCCGCTGCCGGGCCGTCGCGGTGTTGAAGGCGCAGCCCAGCGTCCACGGATGGTCCGCGCCCACGGCATCGCTCATCTGCCGCAGGGTCTGTTCGGCGAGTTCCCGTGCGCCGTCGTCGTCGCCCGCGTCGCCCTGCAGCAGCGCCAGGTTGGCCCGGGTGCCCACCGCGTACGGGTGCAGCTCGCCCAGTTGCAGCGCGTACAGCGAGGCCGTCTCGTCCGCGATCTCGTAGGCCTCGCGCAACTCGCCCGCCTCACGCAGCAGCATCGCGAAGTCGGCGCCGGCCCGCAGGGTGTCCGGGTGGCGGCGGCCCCGCCGGGCGACCCGCCGCTTGCGGACACTGGCCAGCAGCGCTCTGGCCTGGTACAGCTTCCCGTCGCGGCGCAGGCACAGGGCGAGGTTGTGATCGGCGTTGAGGGTCTGCCCGTGGTTGCGGTCGAGCTCCTGGCCGTGCAGCCGCGAGTTGTGCTGCTGGATCTCCAGGGCCTCCCGGTAGCGGCCGAGGAGCCGCAGCATGGTCGCGGTGCGCAGCGCCGAGTGCAGGGTGAGCGGGTTGCGCCCGCCGAGCAG comes from the Streptomyces sp. NBC_01471 genome and includes:
- a CDS encoding rhomboid-like protein; the protein is MHHIQRIRRPAGGTGRALSPLLRLLPTPAGTPFTFVYVLVLVATSLFAEHADPHTVTALLRDSSTDMAHLARTPLLVLVGSALWIAGGLLSTSAVGFLLVLTALERRIGALRTGAVFLAGHVLATLATEIPVGVAVAAGHLPDSSLHRMDYGISFGLMAGVGALSGLLPPLLRWPLLAAVATTLVQALLVLGDPLTDWGHPLSLAIGVACWPLVRRWAAARTGRAPEASAPATSAPPAAPSGPVGAAAADASPVGSAGPIAESERPPGNTSTLLGIESG
- a CDS encoding spermidine synthase; amino-acid sequence: MPIDITGIEDVRTLDRREGPYGEVVLRERGEHFEIIANGCFLMDTSDGRSERLLIDVALAALPAGRDRPSVLIGGLGVGFSLAHAAANPRWGRITVVEREQAVIDWHLEGPLARISGAALADPRTVILPTDLVAHVRGSASAYDALCLDIDNGPGWTVTDDNGGLYTARGLAACMERLKPGGILAVWSAQPSETFEEALRNAGFTGVRTEEVPVARGVPDVVHLGVRPA
- a CDS encoding response regulator transcription factor, which encodes MEQTHTTHNGVAATPGAQRRVLVVEDDPTIVDAIAARLRAEGFQVQTATDGPAAVDAAQGWQPDLMVLDVMLPGFDGLEVCRRVQAQRPVPVLMLTARDDETDMLVGLGVGADDYMTKPFSMRELAARVHVLLRRVERATIAASTPRSGILRLGELEIDHAQRRVRVRNDDVHLTPTEFDLLVCLANTPRAVLSREQLLAEVWDWADASGTRTVDSHIKALRRKIGAERIRTVHGVGYALETPAP
- a CDS encoding ATP-binding protein, which encodes MTRPRPWNRQRPLPVSIKAKLGTLVVVSVFITTGLLLVALRTKTELRFITVFSVIASMLITQFVAHSLTSPLDEMNTVARSISHGDYTRRVSGADRRDELGDLATTINRMAEDLEAVDRHRKELVANVSHELRTPIAALRAVLENVVDGVSAADPETMRTALKQTERLGRLVETLLDLSRLDNGVVPLKAGRFEVWPYLSGVLKEASLAAAQRAGASGSGGQHTRTDVHLHLDVSPPELTAHADAERLHQVVANLIDNAVKHSPPHGRVTVRARRGQQPESLDLEVVDEGPGIPESERHRVFERFNRGRAPSPHGPGSDGGTGLGLAIARWAVDLHGGRIGVAESSRGCRIRVTLPGVSKSPS
- a CDS encoding multifunctional oxoglutarate decarboxylase/oxoglutarate dehydrogenase thiamine pyrophosphate-binding subunit/dihydrolipoyllysine-residue succinyltransferase subunit, whose protein sequence is MSSQSPSNSSISTDQEGQDKSPAEAFGPNEWLVDEIYQQYLQDPNSVDRAWWDFFADYKPGSAGAPTAGADPVSASPPHQSGESGRAAATQGGAAAGAAPTTSAAPAAPATPPAAAPAAPQAPAPAAPAAAKPAAAAQPAPAAKAAAKAEPAAEPEAPAGPELVTLRGPSAAVAKNMNASLELPTATSVRAVPVKLLFDNRIVINNHLKRARGGKVSFTHLIGFAMVQALKAMPSMNHSFAVKDGKPTLVKPAHVNLGLAIDLVKPNGDRQLVVAAIKKAETLNFFEFWQAYEDIVRRARANKLTMDDFTGVTASLTNPGGIGTVHSVPRLMPGQGLIMGVGAMDYPAEFQGTSQDTLNKLGISKVMTLTSTYDHRVIQGAASGEFLRILANLLLGENGFYDDLFEALRIPYEPVRWLKDIDVSHDNDVTKAARVFELIHSYRVRGHVMADTDPLEYKQRKHPDLDIIEHGLTLWDLEREFAVGGFAGKSMMKLRDILGVLRDSYCRTTGVEFMHIQDPKQRKWIQDRIERGAHAKPEREEQLRILRRLNSAEAFETFLQTKYVGQKRFSLEGGESVIPLLDAVIDSAAESRLDEVVIGMAHRGRLNVLANIVGKSYAQIFREFEGNLDPKSMHGSGDVKYHLGSQGTFTGLDGEQITVSLAANPSHLETVDPIVEGIVRAKQDIINKGGTDFTVLPVALHGDAAFAGQGVVAETLNMSQLRGYRTGGTVHIVINNQVGFTAAPESSRSSMYATDVARMIEAPIFHVNGDDPEAVVRVARLAFEFRQAFNKDVVIDLICYRRRGHNEADNPSFTQPLMYDLIDKKRSVRKLYTESLIGRGDITLEEAEQALQDFQGQLEKVFAEVREATAEPAEASVPVPQAEFPVAVDTSISQEVVKRIAESQVNIPDRITVHPRLLPQVQRRAAMIDEGTIDWAMGETLAIGSLLLEGTPVRLSGQDSRRGTFGQRHAVLIDRKTGEDFTPLLYLSDDQARYNVYDSLLSEYAVMGFEYGYSLARPESLVMWEAQFGDFVNGAQTVVDEYISAAEQKWGQTSGVTLLLPHGYEGQGPDHSSARPERFLQLCAQNNMTVAMPTLPSNYFHLLRWQVHNPHHKPLVVFTPKSMLRLKAAASKAEEFTTGGFRPVIGDDSVDPSAVRKVVFTAGKVYYDLDAERTKRGVTDTAIIRLERLYPLPGAELQAEIAKFPNAEKYLWAQEEPANQGAWPFIALNLIDHLDLAVGADVPHGERLRRISRPHGSSPAVGSAKRHQAEQAQLVAEVFEA